The following coding sequences lie in one Rutidosis leptorrhynchoides isolate AG116_Rl617_1_P2 chromosome 4, CSIRO_AGI_Rlap_v1, whole genome shotgun sequence genomic window:
- the LOC139841650 gene encoding uncharacterized protein has product MEMMKQVHVNMPLIQVLKDMPNYGKFIKNILSSKVIYEEMSVTFLVEECSAILQKQKMPLKLGDPGCFIIPCNMGGSEVYDALVDLGASVNLMPYSIYKKLNLGELKATWIVLKMGNQTFDTPIDIAEDLVVKVGNLTFSADFVILEMNEDEHVPIILRGPFLNTDDTIVYVQQNKLSIGVKYERLDFMCVKLITNQICQMLSLFVKSRS; this is encoded by the coding sequence ATGGAAATGATGAAACAAGTTCATGTCAACATGCCACTCATCCAAGTGCTTAAGGACATGCCTAATTATGGGAAGTTCATTAAAAATATTTTATCTTCAAAAGTCATATATGAGGAGATGTCAGTTACATTTCTCGTAGAGGAATGTTCAGCTatcttgcaaaagcaaaagatgcctctTAAATTGGGTGATCCGGGTTGTTTTATAATCCCATGCAATATGGGCGGGTCAGAAGTGTATGATGCACTTGTGGACTTAGGGGCTAGTGTAAATCTTATGCCCTATTCAATTTATAAAAAGCTAAATCTTGGGGAACTAAAAGCAACCTGGATAGTATTAAAAATGGGGAACCAAACGTTTGATACACCAATCGACATAGCCGAAGACCTTGTGGTCAAAGTTGGTAATTTAACTTTTTCGGCCGATTTCGTGATCCTCGAAATGAACGAGGATGAACATGTCCCAATAATTTTGAGAGGACCTTTTCTAAACACCGATGATACAATTGTTTACGTGCAACAAAATAAATTAAGTATCGGGGTGAAATACGAAAGACTTGATTTTATGTGCGTGAAGTTGATAACAAACCAAATTTGTCAAATGTTGAGTCTTTTTGTCAAATCGAGGTCATGA